The Micromonospora violae DNA segment AGGGTGTACGACGGGTAGCCGGTGTCGGTCGGGTCCCAGCCGGGCACGTACGGGACGAACTGTCGGCCCGCCATCCGCACCGGGTACATGTTCTCTACGGCGAAGCGCAACCCGCTGAACCGGTCCGCGACGCCGGCCAGGCCGTCGGCGAAGTTCCGCGCGTAGTCGCGCTGCCAGGTGAACGGTGGGTGCACCACGACGGTCGGTGCCCCCAGCGTCTCGGCCAGCTCGGCGGCCTTGCGCAGGCGCTCCCACGGGTCCGGGCTCCACACCCGCTGGGTGACCAGCAGGCAGGGCGCGTGCACCGAGAGCACCGGCACGCCGTAGTGCGTGGAGAGGCCGCGTAGCGCGCCCGCGTCCTGGCTGACCACGTCGGTCCAGACCATCACCTCGAGGCCGTCGTAGCCGAGCGCCGCGGCCAGTTGGAACGCCGCCGCGGTCGGCTCGGGAAAGACCGACGAGCTGGACAGGAGCACGGGAACGCGGGAAGTCACATCAGCCAGCGTAGCCCGGTAGCGCCGGGGGCATCGTGACGAGCGCCGGCAAAACGACCGAAAACGGCACTCCGGTCAGATCGGTTCGAGTTGATCCAGTCGGCGGAGGATGACGCCCTCCCGCAGCGCCCACGGGCAGATGTCCAGCGAGTCGAGATCGAGACGGCGCATCACCGCCTCGGCGACCACGGCACCGGCCAGCAACTGGTGGGCTCGGCCCGCGCTGACCCCCTCCAGCTCCATCAACTGCGCCGGGGGGATGTGCCGGATGAAGCCCATGACCTGCCGCAGGCCGGCCCGGGTGAGGCTGCGTGGCACCCACAGCCCGGCGCCGGACGGGGCCGCCCCGGCCAGTCGGGCCAGGGTGCGGAACGTCTTCGAGGTGGCCACCGCCCGACCCCAGCCCACCTCGGTCATCTGGCCGACGACCTT contains these protein-coding regions:
- a CDS encoding sugar phosphate isomerase/epimerase family protein, which translates into the protein MTSRVPVLLSSSSVFPEPTAAAFQLAAALGYDGLEVMVWTDVVSQDAGALRGLSTHYGVPVLSVHAPCLLVTQRVWSPDPWERLRKAAELAETLGAPTVVVHPPFTWQRDYARNFADGLAGVADRFSGLRFAVENMYPVRMAGRQFVPYVPGWDPTDTGYPSYTLDLSHCAASHSDPLEMADRMGTGLAHVHLGDGTGEGRDEHLVPGRGTQPCGELLSSLAGRGFTGAVAVEVATRGAKSRAVREADLRTALEFARQHLTASSPVDA